The following coding sequences lie in one Zonotrichia leucophrys gambelii isolate GWCS_2022_RI chromosome 4A, RI_Zleu_2.0, whole genome shotgun sequence genomic window:
- the FHL1 gene encoding four and a half LIM domains protein 1 isoform X3 yields the protein MSERFDCHYCRDPLQGKKYVQKEGRHCCVKCFDKFCANTCIECKKPIGADSKELHFKNRYWHDSCFRCFKCYTSLVNEPFMLRENNKVWCSNCTAAEDAPRCKGCFKPIIAGDQNVEYKKMVWHKDCFTCSQCKQVIGSGSFFPKGDDFYCVSCHEHKFAKTCAKCKNPITSGGLTYQEQPWHSECFICSNCKKQLGGKRFTAVEDQFYCVECYKECVAKKCAGCKNPITGFGRGTSVVNYEDESWHDYCFKCTKCARGLANKRFVCHNGKIYCAECPKRL from the exons ATGTCGGAGCGCTTCGACTGCCACTACTGCCGGGATCCCCTGCAGGGCAAGAAGTACGTGCAGAAGGAGGGGCGGCACTGCTGCGTCAAGTGCTTCGACAAGTTCTGTGCCAACACCTGCATCGAGTGCAAGAAACCCATCGGGGCCGACTCCAAG GAGCTGCATTTCAAGAACCGCTACTGGCACGACAGCTGCTTCCGCTGCTTCAAGTGCTACACGTCCCTGGTCAATGAACCCTTCATGCTAAGGGAGAACAACAAGGTCTGGTGCAGCaactgcactgctgctgaggaTGCACCAAGGTGTAAGGGCTGCTTCAAGCCCATTATTGCAG GAGACCAAAACGTTGAGTACAAGAAGATGGTCTGGCACAAGGATTGCTTCACCTGCAGCCAGTGCAAGCAAGTGATTGGATCTGGGAGCTTCTTCCCCAAGGGTGATGACTTCTACTGTGTCTCCTGCCATGAGCACAAGTTTGCCAAGACCTGTGCTAAGTGCAAGAAT CCCATCACTTCTGGAGGCCTCACTTACCAGGAGCAGCCTTGGCATTCCGAGTGTTTCATTTGCTCCAACTGCAAGAAGCAACTGGGAGGGAAGCGCTTCACAGCTGTGGAGGATCAGTTTTACTGCGTTGAGTGCTACAAGGAGTGTGTTGCCAAGAAGTGTGCTGGATGCAAGAATCCTATTACAG GATTTGGAAGAGGAACCAGTGTGGTTAACTATGAAGATGAGTCCTGGCACGATTACTGTTTCAAATGCACAAAGTGTGCCCGTGGGCTGGCCAACAAGCGCTTTGTTTGCCATAATGGAAAAATTTATTGTGCTGAGTGCCCCAAACGACTGTAA
- the FHL1 gene encoding four and a half LIM domains protein 1 isoform X2, protein MSERFDCHYCRDPLQGKKYVQKEGRHCCVKCFDKFCANTCIECKKPIGADSKELHFKNRYWHDSCFRCFKCYTSLVNEPFMLRENNKVWCSNCTAAEDAPRCKGCFKPIIAGDQNVEYKKMVWHKDCFTCSQCKQVIGSGSFFPKGDDFYCVSCHEHKFAKTCAKCKNPITSGGLTYQEQPWHSECFICSNCKKQLGGKRFTAVEDQFYCVECYKECVAKKCAGCKNPITAGFGRGTSVVNYEDESWHDYCFKCTKCARGLANKRFVCHNGKIYCAECPKRL, encoded by the exons ATGTCGGAGCGCTTCGACTGCCACTACTGCCGGGATCCCCTGCAGGGCAAGAAGTACGTGCAGAAGGAGGGGCGGCACTGCTGCGTCAAGTGCTTCGACAAGTTCTGTGCCAACACCTGCATCGAGTGCAAGAAACCCATCGGGGCCGACTCCAAG GAGCTGCATTTCAAGAACCGCTACTGGCACGACAGCTGCTTCCGCTGCTTCAAGTGCTACACGTCCCTGGTCAATGAACCCTTCATGCTAAGGGAGAACAACAAGGTCTGGTGCAGCaactgcactgctgctgaggaTGCACCAAGGTGTAAGGGCTGCTTCAAGCCCATTATTGCAG GAGACCAAAACGTTGAGTACAAGAAGATGGTCTGGCACAAGGATTGCTTCACCTGCAGCCAGTGCAAGCAAGTGATTGGATCTGGGAGCTTCTTCCCCAAGGGTGATGACTTCTACTGTGTCTCCTGCCATGAGCACAAGTTTGCCAAGACCTGTGCTAAGTGCAAGAAT CCCATCACTTCTGGAGGCCTCACTTACCAGGAGCAGCCTTGGCATTCCGAGTGTTTCATTTGCTCCAACTGCAAGAAGCAACTGGGAGGGAAGCGCTTCACAGCTGTGGAGGATCAGTTTTACTGCGTTGAGTGCTACAAGGAGTGTGTTGCCAAGAAGTGTGCTGGATGCAAGAATCCTATTACAG CAGGATTTGGAAGAGGAACCAGTGTGGTTAACTATGAAGATGAGTCCTGGCACGATTACTGTTTCAAATGCACAAAGTGTGCCCGTGGGCTGGCCAACAAGCGCTTTGTTTGCCATAATGGAAAAATTTATTGTGCTGAGTGCCCCAAACGACTGTAA